One genomic window of Arachis stenosperma cultivar V10309 chromosome 10, arast.V10309.gnm1.PFL2, whole genome shotgun sequence includes the following:
- the LOC130956381 gene encoding probable prolyl 4-hydroxylase 6 yields MLLSRRHFLLHFISFLFLFADLSVFSIRLHSSDATKTTHGSLLRLNRGGSSVFDPTRVIQLSWQPRAFIYKKFLTDEECDHLITLAKDKLEKSMVADNESGKSIESEVRTSSGMFLGKGQDEVVAAIEARIAAWTFLPIENGESIQILHYENGQKYEPHFDYFHDKANQIMGGHRIATVLMYLSNVEKGGETIFPNAEAKESQPKDESWSECAHKGYAVKPEKGDALLFFSLHLDATTDSRSLHGSCPVIEGEKWSATKWIHVADFEKPIKKFESGGGDCADLNENCSRWARVGECEKNPLYMVGNGDVKGYCMKSCNVC; encoded by the exons ATGCTGCTGTCTCGTCGCCATTTCCTTCTCCATTTCATatctttcctctttctcttcGCCGATCTCTCTGTTTTCTCAATTCGCTTGCACTCTTCCGATGCAACCAAGACCAC GCATGGATCGCTTCTTAGATTGAACAGAGGTGGTTCTTCAGTGTTTGATCCAACAAGGGTCATTCAGCTATCGTGGCAACCAAG GGCTTTTATATACAAGAAGTTTTTAACTGACGAAGAATGTGACCATTTGATCACTCTG GCCAAGGATAAGCTTGAGAAATCTATGGTGGCGGATAATGAATCTGGGAAAAGTATAGAGAGTGAAGTTAGAACCAGTTCTGGGATGTTTCTCGGCAAGGGACAG GATGAAGTAGTTGCTGCCATCGAAGCTCGGATTGCTGCTTGGACATTCCTTCCCATAG AGAATGGGGAGTCTATCCAAATTTTGCACTATGAGAATGGCCAGAAGTACGAACCACATTTTGATTACTTCCATGACAAGGCAAATCAAATTATGGGTGGCCATCGGATTGCCACTGTATTGATGTATTTATCTAATGTCGAAAAGGGTGGGGAAACCATTTTCCCCAATGCTGAG GCAAAGGAATCCCAGCCGAAAGATGAGAGCTGGTCCGAATGTGCTCACAAAGGATATGCAG TAAAACCAGAGAAGGGCGATGCCCTGTTGTTCTTCAGTCTTCATCTGGATGCAACTACCGATTCCAGAAGCTTGCATGGGAGCTGCCCGGTGATCGAGGGTGAAAAATGGTCTGCAACGAAGTGGATACACGTGGCTGACTTTGAAAAACCAATCAAGAAATttgagagtggtggtggggatTGTGCTGATCTGAATGAGAACTGTTCTAGATGGGCTAGAGTAGGGGAATGTGAGAAGAACCCTCTTTATATGGTTGGTAATGGTGATGTCAAAGGGTATTGTATGAAGAGCTGCAATGTTTGCTGA